In Macadamia integrifolia cultivar HAES 741 chromosome 5, SCU_Mint_v3, whole genome shotgun sequence, a single window of DNA contains:
- the LOC122079554 gene encoding probable apyrase 7 isoform X2 codes for MESIIPANSRLLSMSSVQCKRCLKISIVVLFVVVILVTAYTALRAGDVQRSYFTVVLDCGSTGTRVNVYEWQRNITSKHDLPTLLNSFPDLSTKNPLHKDACHYQCMQTEPGLDKFVHNSSGIRAALEPLLIWAQQQIPSERLGDTSLFLLATAGLRNLPKEDAGWILENAAAVVREHPFVYRISSIRVLSGKEEAYYSWVALNYKLRFLDKSSNTPTLGVLDLGGSSLQVVMEIDESREDKHFMRSKIGPIEHQILAYSLPAFGLNEAFDRTIIILNEQQLLPRDTADVKFELSHPCLSSGFMQNYTCYGCFRSNGSSAKNLSGPPLSNSDGFPLVNLVGDPDWEQCKELARAAAIHSRSSDSLQLTADMNCKSLPSFNASHLSVARFHALSGFFAVYNVLNLNPRANLSKILEKGKELCSSSWADLKKSYKNINHAVQYCFRVPYLVSLIEEALCLGDAEILFGPGDVSWTLGAALIEGEYLLPSQTEPHAGMFSLKAEVISSHALYFVLVLCILFFVYCQVRRTPNLLLPKQGKKGHALGVALPSHVNQKTTKVVLG; via the exons ATGGAATCCATTATCCCTGCAAATTCCAGGCTTCTATCAATGAGTTCTGTCCAGTGTAAACGCTGTCTGAAAATCAGTATCGTCGTTCTTTTTGTTGTGGTGATCCTGGTAACTGCTTATACTGCACTCAGAGCAGGAGACGTTCAACGATCATACTTCACTGTGGTTCTGGATTGTGGAAGCACTGGTACCCGAGTAAATGTGTACGAATGGCAAAGAAATATCACAAGTAAACATGACTTGCCTACCTTGTTGAACTCATTTCCTGATTTATCAACCAAGAATCCTCTCCATAAGGATGCTTGTCATTACCAGTGCATGCAAACTGAGCCTGGTCTGGATAAATTTGTTCACAACTCTTCTGGCATAAGGGCAGCGTTGGAGCCATTGCTTATTTGGGCACAGCAGCAAATACCTTCTGAAAGACTTGGTGAtacttctctcttccttttagcGACTGCTGGGTTGCGAAATTTGCCGAAAGAGGATGCTGGCTGGATTTTGGAGAATGCAGCAGCTGTTGTAAGGGAGCACCCATTTGTTTATAGAATAAGTTCAATTAGGGTGTTGAGTGGAAAGGAAGAAGCTTACTATAGTTGGGTTGCTTTAAACTATAAATTAAGGTTCCTGGATAAGTCTTCGAACACTCCCACATTAGGAGTCCTTGACTTGGGTGGTTCATCCTTGCAAGTGGTTATGGAAATAGACGAATCAAGAGAAGATAAACATTTCATGAGATCGAAAATTGGGCCAATTGAGCACCAGATTTTGGCATACTCATTACCGGCATTTGGTCTGAATGAGGCCTTTGATAGAACCATTATAATTCTGAATGAACAGCAGCTGCTGCCTAGAGATACTGCTGATGTAAAATTTGAACTCAGCCATCCTTGTCTCAGTTCAGGATTTATGCAGAATTATACTTGCTATGGTTGCTTCCGGTCGAATGGTAGCAGTGcaaaaaatttgagtggtccacCATTGAGTAATAGTGATGGCTTCCCTTTGGTTAATCTGGTAGGGGATCCAGATTGGGAACAATGCAAGGAACTTGCAAGGGCTGCTGCGATTCATTCAAGAAGCTCTGATTCGTTGCAGTTAACAGCAGATATGAATTGCAAATCATTGCCTTCCTTTAATG CTAGCCATCTCTCTGTTGCTCGCTTCCACGCTTTATCTGGATTTTTTGCAGTCTACAATGTGCTAAATTTGAATCCCAGAGCTAATTTGTCTAAGATCTTGGAGAAAGGCAAGGAATTATGTTCAAGTTCATGGGCTGACTTGAAGAAAAGTTACAAAAACATAAATCATGCTGTACAATACTGTTTCAGGGTACCATATTTGGTATCACTCATTGAGGAAGCTTTGTGTCTGGGTGATGCAGAGATATTGTTTGGTCCAGGAGATGTTTCTTGGACATTAGGAGCTGCACTAATTGAAGGGGAATACTTGTTGCCTAGTCAAACAGAACCTCATGCTGGAATGTTCAGTCTGAAGGCGGAGGTCATTTCTTCTCACGCTCTTTACTTTGTTCTTGTATTATGCATTCTGTTTTTTGTTTATTGTCAAGTTAGGCGGACTCCAAACTTGTTACTGCCTAAGCAAGGCAAGAAGGGTCACGCTCTTGGTGTAGCTTTGCCATCTCATGTAAATCAAAAGACAACCAAGGTAGTGCTTGGTTGA
- the LOC122079554 gene encoding probable apyrase 7 isoform X9 — protein sequence MESIIPANSRLLSMSSVQCKRCLKISIVVLFVVVILVTAYTALRAGDVQRSYFTVVLDCGSTGTRVNVYEWQRNITSKHDLPTLLNSFPDLSTKNPLHKDACHYQCMQTEPGLDKFVHNSSGIRAALEPLLIWAQQQIPSERLGDTSLFLLATAGLRNLPKEDAGWILENAAAVVREHPFVYRISSIRVLSGKEEAYYSWVALNYKLRFLDKSSNTPTLGVLDLGGSSLQVVMEIDESREDKHFMRSKIGPIEHQILAYSLPAFGLNEAFDRTIIILNEQQLLPRDTADVKFELSHPCLSSGFMQNYTCYGCFRSNGSSAKNLSGPPLSNSDGFPLVNLVGDPDWEQCKELARAAAIHSRSSDSLQLTADMNCKSLPSFNEILFGPGDVSWTLGAALIEGEYLLPSQTEPHAGMFSLKAELIQNH from the exons ATGGAATCCATTATCCCTGCAAATTCCAGGCTTCTATCAATGAGTTCTGTCCAGTGTAAACGCTGTCTGAAAATCAGTATCGTCGTTCTTTTTGTTGTGGTGATCCTGGTAACTGCTTATACTGCACTCAGAGCAGGAGACGTTCAACGATCATACTTCACTGTGGTTCTGGATTGTGGAAGCACTGGTACCCGAGTAAATGTGTACGAATGGCAAAGAAATATCACAAGTAAACATGACTTGCCTACCTTGTTGAACTCATTTCCTGATTTATCAACCAAGAATCCTCTCCATAAGGATGCTTGTCATTACCAGTGCATGCAAACTGAGCCTGGTCTGGATAAATTTGTTCACAACTCTTCTGGCATAAGGGCAGCGTTGGAGCCATTGCTTATTTGGGCACAGCAGCAAATACCTTCTGAAAGACTTGGTGAtacttctctcttccttttagcGACTGCTGGGTTGCGAAATTTGCCGAAAGAGGATGCTGGCTGGATTTTGGAGAATGCAGCAGCTGTTGTAAGGGAGCACCCATTTGTTTATAGAATAAGTTCAATTAGGGTGTTGAGTGGAAAGGAAGAAGCTTACTATAGTTGGGTTGCTTTAAACTATAAATTAAGGTTCCTGGATAAGTCTTCGAACACTCCCACATTAGGAGTCCTTGACTTGGGTGGTTCATCCTTGCAAGTGGTTATGGAAATAGACGAATCAAGAGAAGATAAACATTTCATGAGATCGAAAATTGGGCCAATTGAGCACCAGATTTTGGCATACTCATTACCGGCATTTGGTCTGAATGAGGCCTTTGATAGAACCATTATAATTCTGAATGAACAGCAGCTGCTGCCTAGAGATACTGCTGATGTAAAATTTGAACTCAGCCATCCTTGTCTCAGTTCAGGATTTATGCAGAATTATACTTGCTATGGTTGCTTCCGGTCGAATGGTAGCAGTGcaaaaaatttgagtggtccacCATTGAGTAATAGTGATGGCTTCCCTTTGGTTAATCTGGTAGGGGATCCAGATTGGGAACAATGCAAGGAACTTGCAAGGGCTGCTGCGATTCATTCAAGAAGCTCTGATTCGTTGCAGTTAACAGCAGATATGAATTGCAAATCATTGCCTTCCTTTAATG AGATATTGTTTGGTCCAGGAGATGTTTCTTGGACATTAGGAGCTGCACTAATTGAAGGGGAATACTTGTTGCCTAGTCAAACAGAACCTCATGCTGGAATGTTCAGTCTGAAGGCGGAG
- the LOC122079554 gene encoding probable apyrase 7 isoform X8: protein MESIIPANSRLLSMSSVQCKRCLKISIVVLFVVVILVTAYTALRAGDVQRSYFTVVLDCGSTGTRVNVYEWQRNITSKHDLPTLLNSFPDLSTKNPLHKDACHYQCMQTEPGLDKFVHNSSGIRAALEPLLIWAQQQIPSERLGDTSLFLLATAGLRNLPKEDAGWILENAAAVVREHPFVYRISSIRVLSGKEEAYYSWVALNYKLRFLDKSSNTPTLGVLDLGGSSLQVVMEIDESREDKHFMRSKIGPIEHQILAYSLPAFGLNEAFDRTIIILNEQQLLPRDTADVKFELSHPCLSSGFMQNYTCYGCFRSNGSSAKNLSGPPLSNSDGFPLVNLVGDPDWEQCKELARAAAIHSRSSDSLQLTADMNCKSLPSFNEILFGPGDVSWTLGAALIEGEYLLPSQTEPHAGMFSLKAELCLGMKPRWSLKLPSTKLIIHVPLRI, encoded by the exons ATGGAATCCATTATCCCTGCAAATTCCAGGCTTCTATCAATGAGTTCTGTCCAGTGTAAACGCTGTCTGAAAATCAGTATCGTCGTTCTTTTTGTTGTGGTGATCCTGGTAACTGCTTATACTGCACTCAGAGCAGGAGACGTTCAACGATCATACTTCACTGTGGTTCTGGATTGTGGAAGCACTGGTACCCGAGTAAATGTGTACGAATGGCAAAGAAATATCACAAGTAAACATGACTTGCCTACCTTGTTGAACTCATTTCCTGATTTATCAACCAAGAATCCTCTCCATAAGGATGCTTGTCATTACCAGTGCATGCAAACTGAGCCTGGTCTGGATAAATTTGTTCACAACTCTTCTGGCATAAGGGCAGCGTTGGAGCCATTGCTTATTTGGGCACAGCAGCAAATACCTTCTGAAAGACTTGGTGAtacttctctcttccttttagcGACTGCTGGGTTGCGAAATTTGCCGAAAGAGGATGCTGGCTGGATTTTGGAGAATGCAGCAGCTGTTGTAAGGGAGCACCCATTTGTTTATAGAATAAGTTCAATTAGGGTGTTGAGTGGAAAGGAAGAAGCTTACTATAGTTGGGTTGCTTTAAACTATAAATTAAGGTTCCTGGATAAGTCTTCGAACACTCCCACATTAGGAGTCCTTGACTTGGGTGGTTCATCCTTGCAAGTGGTTATGGAAATAGACGAATCAAGAGAAGATAAACATTTCATGAGATCGAAAATTGGGCCAATTGAGCACCAGATTTTGGCATACTCATTACCGGCATTTGGTCTGAATGAGGCCTTTGATAGAACCATTATAATTCTGAATGAACAGCAGCTGCTGCCTAGAGATACTGCTGATGTAAAATTTGAACTCAGCCATCCTTGTCTCAGTTCAGGATTTATGCAGAATTATACTTGCTATGGTTGCTTCCGGTCGAATGGTAGCAGTGcaaaaaatttgagtggtccacCATTGAGTAATAGTGATGGCTTCCCTTTGGTTAATCTGGTAGGGGATCCAGATTGGGAACAATGCAAGGAACTTGCAAGGGCTGCTGCGATTCATTCAAGAAGCTCTGATTCGTTGCAGTTAACAGCAGATATGAATTGCAAATCATTGCCTTCCTTTAATG AGATATTGTTTGGTCCAGGAGATGTTTCTTGGACATTAGGAGCTGCACTAATTGAAGGGGAATACTTGTTGCCTAGTCAAACAGAACCTCATGCTGGAATGTTCAGTCTGAAGGCGGAG
- the LOC122079554 gene encoding probable apyrase 7 isoform X1: protein MESIIPANSRLLSMSSVQCKRCLKISIVVLFVVVILVTAYTALRAGDVQRSYFTVVLDCGSTGTRVNVYEWQRNITSKHDLPTLLNSFPDLSTKNPLHKDACHYQCMQTEPGLDKFVHNSSGIRAALEPLLIWAQQQIPSERLGDTSLFLLATAGLRNLPKEDAGWILENAAAVVREHPFVYRISSIRVLSGKEEAYYSWVALNYKLRFLDKSSNTPTLGVLDLGGSSLQVVMEIDESREDKHFMRSKIGPIEHQILAYSLPAFGLNEAFDRTIIILNEQQLLPRDTADVKFELSHPCLSSGFMQNYTCYGCFRSNGSSAKNLSGPPLSNSDGFPLVNLVGDPDWEQCKELARAAAIHSRSSDSLQLTADMNCKSLPSFNGTDSINSTASHLSVARFHALSGFFAVYNVLNLNPRANLSKILEKGKELCSSSWADLKKSYKNINHAVQYCFRVPYLVSLIEEALCLGDAEILFGPGDVSWTLGAALIEGEYLLPSQTEPHAGMFSLKAEVISSHALYFVLVLCILFFVYCQVRRTPNLLLPKQGKKGHALGVALPSHVNQKTTKVVLG, encoded by the exons ATGGAATCCATTATCCCTGCAAATTCCAGGCTTCTATCAATGAGTTCTGTCCAGTGTAAACGCTGTCTGAAAATCAGTATCGTCGTTCTTTTTGTTGTGGTGATCCTGGTAACTGCTTATACTGCACTCAGAGCAGGAGACGTTCAACGATCATACTTCACTGTGGTTCTGGATTGTGGAAGCACTGGTACCCGAGTAAATGTGTACGAATGGCAAAGAAATATCACAAGTAAACATGACTTGCCTACCTTGTTGAACTCATTTCCTGATTTATCAACCAAGAATCCTCTCCATAAGGATGCTTGTCATTACCAGTGCATGCAAACTGAGCCTGGTCTGGATAAATTTGTTCACAACTCTTCTGGCATAAGGGCAGCGTTGGAGCCATTGCTTATTTGGGCACAGCAGCAAATACCTTCTGAAAGACTTGGTGAtacttctctcttccttttagcGACTGCTGGGTTGCGAAATTTGCCGAAAGAGGATGCTGGCTGGATTTTGGAGAATGCAGCAGCTGTTGTAAGGGAGCACCCATTTGTTTATAGAATAAGTTCAATTAGGGTGTTGAGTGGAAAGGAAGAAGCTTACTATAGTTGGGTTGCTTTAAACTATAAATTAAGGTTCCTGGATAAGTCTTCGAACACTCCCACATTAGGAGTCCTTGACTTGGGTGGTTCATCCTTGCAAGTGGTTATGGAAATAGACGAATCAAGAGAAGATAAACATTTCATGAGATCGAAAATTGGGCCAATTGAGCACCAGATTTTGGCATACTCATTACCGGCATTTGGTCTGAATGAGGCCTTTGATAGAACCATTATAATTCTGAATGAACAGCAGCTGCTGCCTAGAGATACTGCTGATGTAAAATTTGAACTCAGCCATCCTTGTCTCAGTTCAGGATTTATGCAGAATTATACTTGCTATGGTTGCTTCCGGTCGAATGGTAGCAGTGcaaaaaatttgagtggtccacCATTGAGTAATAGTGATGGCTTCCCTTTGGTTAATCTGGTAGGGGATCCAGATTGGGAACAATGCAAGGAACTTGCAAGGGCTGCTGCGATTCATTCAAGAAGCTCTGATTCGTTGCAGTTAACAGCAGATATGAATTGCAAATCATTGCCTTCCTTTAATG GCACTGATTCCATTAATTCGACAGCTAGCCATCTCTCTGTTGCTCGCTTCCACGCTTTATCTGGATTTTTTGCAGTCTACAATGTGCTAAATTTGAATCCCAGAGCTAATTTGTCTAAGATCTTGGAGAAAGGCAAGGAATTATGTTCAAGTTCATGGGCTGACTTGAAGAAAAGTTACAAAAACATAAATCATGCTGTACAATACTGTTTCAGGGTACCATATTTGGTATCACTCATTGAGGAAGCTTTGTGTCTGGGTGATGCAGAGATATTGTTTGGTCCAGGAGATGTTTCTTGGACATTAGGAGCTGCACTAATTGAAGGGGAATACTTGTTGCCTAGTCAAACAGAACCTCATGCTGGAATGTTCAGTCTGAAGGCGGAGGTCATTTCTTCTCACGCTCTTTACTTTGTTCTTGTATTATGCATTCTGTTTTTTGTTTATTGTCAAGTTAGGCGGACTCCAAACTTGTTACTGCCTAAGCAAGGCAAGAAGGGTCACGCTCTTGGTGTAGCTTTGCCATCTCATGTAAATCAAAAGACAACCAAGGTAGTGCTTGGTTGA
- the LOC122079554 gene encoding probable apyrase 7 isoform X7 translates to MESIIPANSRLLSMSSVQCKRCLKISIVVLFVVVILVTAYTALRAGDVQRSYFTVVLDCGSTGTRVNVYEWQRNITSKHDLPTLLNSFPDLSTKNPLHKDACHYQCMQTEPGLDKFVHNSSGIRAALEPLLIWAQQQIPSERLGDTSLFLLATAGLRNLPKEDAGWILENAAAVVREHPFVYRISSIRVLSGKEEAYYSWVALNYKLRFLDKSSNTPTLGVLDLGGSSLQVVMEIDESREDKHFMRSKIGPIEHQILAYSLPAFGLNEAFDRTIIILNEQQLLPRDTADVKFELSHPCLSSGFMQNYTCYGCFRSNGSSAKNLSGPPLSNSDGFPLVNLVGDPDWEQCKELARAAAIHSRSSDSLQLTADMNCKSLPSFNEILFGPGDVSWTLGAALIEGEYLLPSQTEPHAGMFSLKAEVISSHALYFVLVLCILFFVYCQVRRTPNLLLPKQGKKGHALGVALPSHVNQKTTKVVLG, encoded by the exons ATGGAATCCATTATCCCTGCAAATTCCAGGCTTCTATCAATGAGTTCTGTCCAGTGTAAACGCTGTCTGAAAATCAGTATCGTCGTTCTTTTTGTTGTGGTGATCCTGGTAACTGCTTATACTGCACTCAGAGCAGGAGACGTTCAACGATCATACTTCACTGTGGTTCTGGATTGTGGAAGCACTGGTACCCGAGTAAATGTGTACGAATGGCAAAGAAATATCACAAGTAAACATGACTTGCCTACCTTGTTGAACTCATTTCCTGATTTATCAACCAAGAATCCTCTCCATAAGGATGCTTGTCATTACCAGTGCATGCAAACTGAGCCTGGTCTGGATAAATTTGTTCACAACTCTTCTGGCATAAGGGCAGCGTTGGAGCCATTGCTTATTTGGGCACAGCAGCAAATACCTTCTGAAAGACTTGGTGAtacttctctcttccttttagcGACTGCTGGGTTGCGAAATTTGCCGAAAGAGGATGCTGGCTGGATTTTGGAGAATGCAGCAGCTGTTGTAAGGGAGCACCCATTTGTTTATAGAATAAGTTCAATTAGGGTGTTGAGTGGAAAGGAAGAAGCTTACTATAGTTGGGTTGCTTTAAACTATAAATTAAGGTTCCTGGATAAGTCTTCGAACACTCCCACATTAGGAGTCCTTGACTTGGGTGGTTCATCCTTGCAAGTGGTTATGGAAATAGACGAATCAAGAGAAGATAAACATTTCATGAGATCGAAAATTGGGCCAATTGAGCACCAGATTTTGGCATACTCATTACCGGCATTTGGTCTGAATGAGGCCTTTGATAGAACCATTATAATTCTGAATGAACAGCAGCTGCTGCCTAGAGATACTGCTGATGTAAAATTTGAACTCAGCCATCCTTGTCTCAGTTCAGGATTTATGCAGAATTATACTTGCTATGGTTGCTTCCGGTCGAATGGTAGCAGTGcaaaaaatttgagtggtccacCATTGAGTAATAGTGATGGCTTCCCTTTGGTTAATCTGGTAGGGGATCCAGATTGGGAACAATGCAAGGAACTTGCAAGGGCTGCTGCGATTCATTCAAGAAGCTCTGATTCGTTGCAGTTAACAGCAGATATGAATTGCAAATCATTGCCTTCCTTTAATG AGATATTGTTTGGTCCAGGAGATGTTTCTTGGACATTAGGAGCTGCACTAATTGAAGGGGAATACTTGTTGCCTAGTCAAACAGAACCTCATGCTGGAATGTTCAGTCTGAAGGCGGAGGTCATTTCTTCTCACGCTCTTTACTTTGTTCTTGTATTATGCATTCTGTTTTTTGTTTATTGTCAAGTTAGGCGGACTCCAAACTTGTTACTGCCTAAGCAAGGCAAGAAGGGTCACGCTCTTGGTGTAGCTTTGCCATCTCATGTAAATCAAAAGACAACCAAGGTAGTGCTTGGTTGA
- the LOC122079554 gene encoding probable apyrase 7 isoform X6: MESIIPANSRLLSMSSVQCKRCLKISIVVLFVVVILVTAYTALRAGDVQRSYFTVVLDCGSTGTRVNVYEWQRNITSKHDLPTLLNSFPDLSTKNPLHKDACHYQCMQTEPGLDKFVHNSSGIRAALEPLLIWAQQQIPSERLGDTSLFLLATAGLRNLPKEDAGWILENAAAVVREHPFVYRISSIRVLSGKEEAYYSWVALNYKLRFLDKSSNTPTLGVLDLGGSSLQVVMEIDESREDKHFMRSKIGPIEHQILAYSLPAFGLNEAFDRTIIILNEQQLLPRDTADVKFELSHPCLSSGFMQNYTCYGCFRSNGSSAKNLSGPPLSNSDGFPLVNLVGDPDWEQCKELARAAAIHSRSSDSLQLTADMNCKSLPSFNGTDSINSTASHLSVARFHALSGFFAVYNVLNLNPRANLSKILEKEILFGPGDVSWTLGAALIEGEYLLPSQTEPHAGMFSLKAELCLGMKPRWSLKLPSTKLIIHVPLRI; the protein is encoded by the exons ATGGAATCCATTATCCCTGCAAATTCCAGGCTTCTATCAATGAGTTCTGTCCAGTGTAAACGCTGTCTGAAAATCAGTATCGTCGTTCTTTTTGTTGTGGTGATCCTGGTAACTGCTTATACTGCACTCAGAGCAGGAGACGTTCAACGATCATACTTCACTGTGGTTCTGGATTGTGGAAGCACTGGTACCCGAGTAAATGTGTACGAATGGCAAAGAAATATCACAAGTAAACATGACTTGCCTACCTTGTTGAACTCATTTCCTGATTTATCAACCAAGAATCCTCTCCATAAGGATGCTTGTCATTACCAGTGCATGCAAACTGAGCCTGGTCTGGATAAATTTGTTCACAACTCTTCTGGCATAAGGGCAGCGTTGGAGCCATTGCTTATTTGGGCACAGCAGCAAATACCTTCTGAAAGACTTGGTGAtacttctctcttccttttagcGACTGCTGGGTTGCGAAATTTGCCGAAAGAGGATGCTGGCTGGATTTTGGAGAATGCAGCAGCTGTTGTAAGGGAGCACCCATTTGTTTATAGAATAAGTTCAATTAGGGTGTTGAGTGGAAAGGAAGAAGCTTACTATAGTTGGGTTGCTTTAAACTATAAATTAAGGTTCCTGGATAAGTCTTCGAACACTCCCACATTAGGAGTCCTTGACTTGGGTGGTTCATCCTTGCAAGTGGTTATGGAAATAGACGAATCAAGAGAAGATAAACATTTCATGAGATCGAAAATTGGGCCAATTGAGCACCAGATTTTGGCATACTCATTACCGGCATTTGGTCTGAATGAGGCCTTTGATAGAACCATTATAATTCTGAATGAACAGCAGCTGCTGCCTAGAGATACTGCTGATGTAAAATTTGAACTCAGCCATCCTTGTCTCAGTTCAGGATTTATGCAGAATTATACTTGCTATGGTTGCTTCCGGTCGAATGGTAGCAGTGcaaaaaatttgagtggtccacCATTGAGTAATAGTGATGGCTTCCCTTTGGTTAATCTGGTAGGGGATCCAGATTGGGAACAATGCAAGGAACTTGCAAGGGCTGCTGCGATTCATTCAAGAAGCTCTGATTCGTTGCAGTTAACAGCAGATATGAATTGCAAATCATTGCCTTCCTTTAATG GCACTGATTCCATTAATTCGACAGCTAGCCATCTCTCTGTTGCTCGCTTCCACGCTTTATCTGGATTTTTTGCAGTCTACAATGTGCTAAATTTGAATCCCAGAGCTAATTTGTCTAAGATCTTGGAGAAAG AGATATTGTTTGGTCCAGGAGATGTTTCTTGGACATTAGGAGCTGCACTAATTGAAGGGGAATACTTGTTGCCTAGTCAAACAGAACCTCATGCTGGAATGTTCAGTCTGAAGGCGGAG
- the LOC122079554 gene encoding probable apyrase 7 isoform X5: MESIIPANSRLLSMSSVQCKRCLKISIVVLFVVVILVTAYTALRAGDVQRSYFTVVLDCGSTGTRVNVYEWQRNITSKHDLPTLLNSFPDLSTKNPLHKDACHYQCMQTEPGLDKFVHNSSGIRAALEPLLIWAQQQIPSERLGDTSLFLLATAGLRNLPKEDAGWILENAAAVVREHPFVYRISSIRVLSGKEEAYYSWVALNYKLRFLDKSSNTPTLGVLDLGGSSLQVVMEIDESREDKHFMRSKIGPIEHQILAYSLPAFGLNEAFDRTIIILNEQQLLPRDTADVKFELSHPCLSSGFMQNYTCYGCFRSNGSSAKNLSGPPLSNSDGFPLVNLVGDPDWEQCKELARAAAIHSRSSDSLQLTADMNCKSLPSFNGTDSINSTASHLSVARFHALSGFFAVYNVLNLNPRANLSKILEKGKELCSSSWADLKKSYKNINHAVQYCFRVPYLVSLIEEALCLGDAEILFGPGDVSWTLGAALIEGEYLLPSQTEPHAGMFSLKAELIQNH; encoded by the exons ATGGAATCCATTATCCCTGCAAATTCCAGGCTTCTATCAATGAGTTCTGTCCAGTGTAAACGCTGTCTGAAAATCAGTATCGTCGTTCTTTTTGTTGTGGTGATCCTGGTAACTGCTTATACTGCACTCAGAGCAGGAGACGTTCAACGATCATACTTCACTGTGGTTCTGGATTGTGGAAGCACTGGTACCCGAGTAAATGTGTACGAATGGCAAAGAAATATCACAAGTAAACATGACTTGCCTACCTTGTTGAACTCATTTCCTGATTTATCAACCAAGAATCCTCTCCATAAGGATGCTTGTCATTACCAGTGCATGCAAACTGAGCCTGGTCTGGATAAATTTGTTCACAACTCTTCTGGCATAAGGGCAGCGTTGGAGCCATTGCTTATTTGGGCACAGCAGCAAATACCTTCTGAAAGACTTGGTGAtacttctctcttccttttagcGACTGCTGGGTTGCGAAATTTGCCGAAAGAGGATGCTGGCTGGATTTTGGAGAATGCAGCAGCTGTTGTAAGGGAGCACCCATTTGTTTATAGAATAAGTTCAATTAGGGTGTTGAGTGGAAAGGAAGAAGCTTACTATAGTTGGGTTGCTTTAAACTATAAATTAAGGTTCCTGGATAAGTCTTCGAACACTCCCACATTAGGAGTCCTTGACTTGGGTGGTTCATCCTTGCAAGTGGTTATGGAAATAGACGAATCAAGAGAAGATAAACATTTCATGAGATCGAAAATTGGGCCAATTGAGCACCAGATTTTGGCATACTCATTACCGGCATTTGGTCTGAATGAGGCCTTTGATAGAACCATTATAATTCTGAATGAACAGCAGCTGCTGCCTAGAGATACTGCTGATGTAAAATTTGAACTCAGCCATCCTTGTCTCAGTTCAGGATTTATGCAGAATTATACTTGCTATGGTTGCTTCCGGTCGAATGGTAGCAGTGcaaaaaatttgagtggtccacCATTGAGTAATAGTGATGGCTTCCCTTTGGTTAATCTGGTAGGGGATCCAGATTGGGAACAATGCAAGGAACTTGCAAGGGCTGCTGCGATTCATTCAAGAAGCTCTGATTCGTTGCAGTTAACAGCAGATATGAATTGCAAATCATTGCCTTCCTTTAATG GCACTGATTCCATTAATTCGACAGCTAGCCATCTCTCTGTTGCTCGCTTCCACGCTTTATCTGGATTTTTTGCAGTCTACAATGTGCTAAATTTGAATCCCAGAGCTAATTTGTCTAAGATCTTGGAGAAAGGCAAGGAATTATGTTCAAGTTCATGGGCTGACTTGAAGAAAAGTTACAAAAACATAAATCATGCTGTACAATACTGTTTCAGGGTACCATATTTGGTATCACTCATTGAGGAAGCTTTGTGTCTGGGTGATGCAGAGATATTGTTTGGTCCAGGAGATGTTTCTTGGACATTAGGAGCTGCACTAATTGAAGGGGAATACTTGTTGCCTAGTCAAACAGAACCTCATGCTGGAATGTTCAGTCTGAAGGCGGAG